The genomic DNA GGTCATCAGGATCGGGCGGAAGCGCACTTTGGCACCTTCAATGGCGGCTTCCAGTATCGTATAGCCCTGCAGGCGCTTCTGCACGGCAAACTCCACGATCAGTACGGCGTTTTTACCTAACAAGCCCACCAGCATGATCATACCTACCTGCGCATAAATGTTGTTCTCCAGCCCCATCAGCTTCAGCAGCAAAAACGAACCAAAGATCCCGACCGGCAACGAGAGCACCACCGCAAACGGGATGATAAAGCTCTCGTACTGGGCTGCCAGCACGAAGTAGACGAACAACAGTACAACGATGAACACATAAAGCGACTCATTTCCACGGGTGGATTCATCGTAAGAAAGACCTTCCCACGCAATATCATACCCTCTGGGCAGGGTCTTGGCGGCAACTTCCTGTACGGCATGGATGGCATCTGCAGTAGTATAGCCTTTGGCCGGAAGGCCTTGGATCGCGGCGGAGTTGTAGAGGTTAAAGCGGGTAACTTCGTTTGGTCCCTGCGTTTTCTTCAGCTTCATAAAGGCCGAGTAAGGCACCATTTCTCCCTGGTCATTCTTCACATACAGGTTTAAGATATCCGATGGCAGCCTTCTGAATTTAGGGTCGGACTGCACGTATACTTTAAAGAACTGGTTAAACTTGATAAAACCTTGCTCATAGGTGCTGCCGATCAGGATGTTCAGGTTTTCCATGGCCTTGCTGATCGTCACTCCTTTTTGCATGGCCAGATTGTTGTCGATCTCCAGTTCATACTGCGGGTAATTGGCGGCAAAGAAGGTAAACAAACCGGTGAGCTCCTTGCGTTTGGCCAGGTTGGCCATGAACTCTTTGTTGATCTTATCGAACTCATGGTAGTCTGTATCCGAGTTTTTATCCAGCAAACGCATCGAGAAACCACCCGAAGAACCGAAGCCCGGAATGGCCGGCGGCTCAAAGAACTCGACCACGGCACCCAGCCCTTTTGATTTCTCTTCCAGCTCTTCCATGATCTCTTTCACGGTATGCTTGCGGTCAGACCAGCTTTTCAGGTTGATCAGACAGGTACCGGCATTCGATCCGCGCCCTTCGGTCATGATCTCGTAACCGGCCAGCGACGACACCGATTCCACACCTTCAATTTTCTGGCAGATCTGCTGCAGCTTCTGCGATACCTGGTTGGTGGTTTCCAGCGTTGAGCCCGGAGGCGTTTGCACAATGGCGTAAATCGTACCCTGGTCTTCGTTCGGAATAAAGCCTGCCGGCAAAATTTTGTTCTCAAAGAAGATACCGACACCAAAGGCCAGCAGGATGCCCCACGTAAGTGTTCTTCTGCTTACAATTGCGCGTAGCAACCAAACATATCGGCCGGTCAGTTTTTCGAACCCGTTGTTAAAACCATCCAGCGCTTTTGTTAATGGGTTTTTCTTCTTCGGCTTCCCATGGTTATTCTTCAACAGCATGGCGCACAGCACCGGGGTCAGCGTCAGGGCGATCACAGCCGAAATCACGATAGAGCTGGCCATGGTAATAGAGAACTGGCGGTAGAAAATACCCACCGGTCCAGACATAAATAAAAGCGGGATGAATACCGCCGTCATTACCAGCGTGATAGCGATAATGGCGCCCCCGATCTCACGCAGTACTTCAATCGTTGCCCGGTAAGGGGAGAGGTTTGTTTCCTCCATCTTGGCGTGCACCGCCTCCACCACCACAATGGCATTATCCACCACAATACCAATGGCCAGTACCAGCGCGAACAAGGTGATCAGGTTAATGGAAAGCCCAAAGAGCTGGATCACAAAGAAGGCCCCTACCAGCGACACCGGCACCGCCAGGATCGGGATCAGGGTAGAACGCCAGTCGCCCAGGAAAATGAAAACCACCAGCGCTACAAGTATAAACGCGTCTCTTAACGTATGGAGCACCTGCTCGATGGAGGCATCCAGGAACTGCGACACGTCGTAACTGATCTTGTAGTCCACACCTGGCGGGAAAGATTGTTTCATGATATCCAGCCGGGCTTTCACGTCTGCAATCACATCACTGGCATTACTGCCGTAGTTCTGCTTTAACACAATGGCGGCAGAGGGCTGGCCATTCAGGTTCGAGTAAATGTCGAAAAATTCACTGCCCAGCTCTACGGTGGCAATGTCTTTGAGGCGGATGCTTTCCCCTTCGGCATTGGCCCGGATAATGATGCCTTCGTACTCGACCGGCTTGTTGTAGCGGCCTTTATAAGTGAGCACGTATTCCAGCGACTGGGCGGCTATACCCGAGCTTTGACCCAGGCGGCCCGGGCGGCCGATGATACTTTGTTCTGCCAGGGCATCCATCACGTCTTCTACCGAGATATTATAGGCCCGCATCCGGTCCGGGTTCAGCCACACACGCATGGCATACCGGCGGCTACCCAATATCTGGGCCCGGGCTACGCCTTTGATCCGTTGAATTTCCGGGATCATTTTCACGGTGGCGTAGTTGAAGAGGAACTTCTCGTCGATGCTCTTTTCCTTGGAATAGAGGTTGACATACATGAGCATACTTGGCTGAACAGGGGTGATTACCACGCCTTCGCGTTGCACCAGTTCGGGCAGCAGCGGCATGACCTGGTCCACCCGCGTTTTCACCCGCACCACCGCATCATTAGGGTCGGTGCCCGGTTCAAAAATAATCCGGAGGGTTGCCTCACCGGCACTGGTGGCATCCGTTGCAATGTAGCGCATCCCTTCTACGCCATTAATGGCCTGCTCCAGCGTAATAAGGGTGGAGTTAACCAGTACATCGGCACTGGCGCCCGGGTAGGCAATAAAAATGTTTACCGTGGTGGGCGCAATGTCGGGGAATTGGGAAATAGGCAGCTTTTTGATTGCCAGGCCACCTATAAAAACGATCACGACCGATATGACAATGGCAAATACGGGTCGGTGTATAAACTTACTAAACATGTCTTCTGCTTTTTGGGAATCTTGGATTACTCCGCATATAATTCCAGGTGAGAAATAACTTGACCGGGCGAGACAAAATTGGCGTGTATCTTTTCGTTTTCATGTACCAGCCGCAGGCCTTCCAGCAGGATCCTGTCATGCTCGGCCAGGCCACTTTGCACCGCGTAAAGGTGCGGCATTTCCGCGCCTACCGTGATCTCTCTGGACCGGAGCACGTTGTTTTTATCCAGCACATACACATACTTCTTTTCAAGTACTTCGAAGGTGGCTTTCTGGGGAATGAGCAGGGCATTTTTCAGCGGAATACCCATGCGGATATTGCCTGTTTCGCCGTGCCGTAACAGCCCGTCGGGGTTGGGGAAGGTGGCCCGGAAAGGAATGTTGCCGGTTTCGTTGTTGAAATTGGCTTCAATGGTTTCCACCACGCCCGCATACTTAAACAGCTTGTTGTTAGCCATTAGCAGGTTCACTTTCCGGGCGCTGTCGGCCTGTGTTATACTTGTCTCGTAATCCAGGTACTCGGCCTCCGGCACGTTATAGTATACCCACATTTTGCTGTTGTCCGAAAGCTCGGTTAGGAGTTCGCCCTCGTCTACGAGGCTGCCGGGCCGTACATGAAAACGGTCGATGATGCCATCGAACGGGGCCCGGATCTCGGTGAATTGCAGGTGCACCTTTGCCAGGGCTAACTCTGCTTTGGCTTTGTCGAGCTTAGCCTTGGCCATGGCCACCTCGCTTGGTGCCACCACATTTTTGCTCGAAAGGGAAGCGGTGTTCTGGTATTCTATCTGGGCAAAACTGACCTCCGCCTGTGCTTTTTGCAGTTCGGCCTGGTATAAATTGGGCATGATCTGGAACAGGAGCTGTCCTTTGCGCACGTGCTGCCCTTCGTCTACAAAAATTTTCTGCAGGTAGCCTTTTTCCTGGGCCCGCAGTTCAATGTGGTTGATGGAATGGATCTGGCACACATAGTCATCTGTGATGGTTGTATCCATCTTCATGGGGTTGGTAACCGAAAACTGCGTTTCTGCGGGTTTTTCTTCTTCTCCTTTGGTTGATGTACAGCTGGTATGGCACAGGAAGGCACACGAGCCCATTAGCATCAGAATTCTCTTCATGATCACTTTGGCTTTTTAAAGTATAACTATTGGTTGATGATTATTTTGAAAGGGGGATAAAATACAACAGGAATGCGCAACCGCTTTAGCGCTGGGCTACCGGTTGATGGGCATTTACAAATAAGAGGGGAGGAGCAGGCACGAAGGATTGCCTGCCGGAATTATACTATAGCCGGAATACCTGGATATTGATATGCCACCTATAGGCGGTAAGATGCGGTAAATGCTGGCCCGAAAGAGAGCATTTTGTTACATAACGGAATAAAAAGCCTACAGTAAAGGCATACAAAACAGCCGCAACGAAATTGCCGCTCTCTAAAAGCTTTTTGAAAAAGCCATACTCATCTGTTTCGTCCTTGTTTTCAGCTACCAATAATTTTTTGCGGCTTTCTTTCCTGGAACCGGGTGCGTGCGATTGGTTGAAAAAATAATGGGCAGCCGGCAGAGAGCTTTCGCTGGCAAGTGCAACGCTATGCCCGTTTGTTAAGGGAGAAGTATAAGTGCCGGAGTTATGAGTTTGAGCAGACGCATGACCATACCCGCTCAACATGAGCATACATAGCGTGAGGAGGTATGTTAGGAGTGTCTTCATCAATCAGAGCGCAATACTACATCAGGATGCTTTTACAGGCAAGTTTAAATATCAAATATTAATTAAATTAATTATTGCAGGCCGGCTGTATACCGCAGCATCGTGCGCCTTGCCACAGAATTTGATCAGCGAACGGGTGGCTGCAAACCCCGACTTTCTTTCAGCAGCTTACCTGGGGCAGTTAAATATTTTTTATATCTGCTGGCAGCAGTAAAGGAAACATGCTGTACTATTGCAGCATGGAACTTACGATTATAACAGAACATGGAGCCCTGGCTTAGTTATGCGTTAATAGCCATGCTCATGGGCGGCGTCGCGATGGTGTTTGCAAAGTTGGGAATGGGTGGCGCAGACGAGCATGTGGCCCTGGTGATACGGACGGGTGTGTTGTTTGCTATGGTGGTGGTCAATGCCTGGTATGCGGGCGGGCTAAAAGGCCTGAAAGCGATCGATAACAAAACCCTGATGTGGTTTATACTTGCCGGCGCCTGCACGGCCGTGTACTGGATCTTATACTTTAAAGCCCTGAAAACAGCGGATGTCTCTATCGTTGCCACCATCGACCGGGCCGGCATTATCATAACCGTATTGCTCTCTTATTTTCTGCTGAAAGAACCGCTTACCCCCCGGCTGCTGCTCGGCATGGGAACCATACTTGCCGGCACCCTGATCCTGATCTGGAAGTGAACGGAAGTATAAAAGTTACTGCCTAGCTACCTGTTGATGCGCCCGCTGTTGTCAGGAACTTCCCCGTGCCCGGAAAGCAACCAATAGCGACGCTTCCGGGCAGCAACCACGCCGCTGCATGTACCGCTAAAACTGCCATATAGCCATATTATGGGATTTGTTATATACGGCAGGCAGTTTATACTATGCCTTATAAGTTGCGGGCCTTGGCCGTGGAATTTTAGTACGTTATCTAAAAAATCTGCAAATAATTAGCTAGATTTTCAATCTAAAAAAATATTTACGTATAAAAAGTAACCCAGGCAACCAGCAAGCCCGCTGGTTCGTGATGGGTATGATGCTGATTATCCGCGGCTTACCACTATGCCCTTCCAGGTATCCGCCCCACACCTCTCATAGCAGCCGGCGATCACCTTACCCGGCCCCTGCTTCTGGCCCTTCCTTAACGTCTTGTAGGCGTTCCGCAGCTATAGTGCACTAAACTTTCATTATTTCACTAAAATCCTTTTCTATGAAAACAAAGAAAACTTTGCAACACATTTTGCTTTTAAGCCTGGGCTTGCTTCTGTTGGCCTGCGACAGAGACGATGACAATTTTCCGATCGGTAACAGCGACTCCATAAAACTGAAAGAAGTAGCATCCGGGCTCACTTCGCCGGTATTTCTGACCCAGGCACCCGGTGACAACGAGCGCCTTTTTGTGGTAGACCAGATTGGGGTGATCCGGGTCATCAAAAACGGGGAGTTGCAGGAAACGCCATTCCTGGATCTGCGGAACAAACTGGTGCAGATACAGCCCGGCTATGATGAAAGGGGCACGCTGGGATTAGCCTTTCACCCTGATTATGCGCAGAATGGCCGCTTTTATGTGTATTACAGTGGCCCGTTGCGCGGACCCGCTCCCAACGGATTCGACCACACCAACTATGTTTCGGAGTTTAATGTAACACCGGGCAACATGGATGTGGCCGATGCCTCTTCGGAAAAGATCCTGCTGATCGACGATCACCCGCAGCTGAATCATAACGCCGGTACCCTCATGTTCGGCCCCGACCGCTACCTGTACGTTTCGATAGGCGATGGCGGCGGCGCAGACGACAAGGACCTGGGCCACGTAGAGGATTGGTATAAAAAGAATGAAGGTGGCAACGGCCAGGATATAGAAAAGAACCTGCAGGGCAATATTCTGCGGCTGGACGTTGACAACGGCTCACCGTACGGCATTCCTAGCGATAACCCCTTTGTGGACAAGGATGGACTTGATGAGATCTATGCCTTTGGCTTCCGGAATCCGTATCGTTTCTCTTTTGACAAGCTGACCGGTATGCTGGTGGCCGCTGACGCCGGACAAGAGCTTTACGAGGAAGTGGACGTGGTGGTAAAAGGCGGCAACTATGGCTGGAACGTGAAAGAGGGACGCCATTGCTTTAACGCAGCCGATCCGCTGCACCCACTCAGCGACTGCCCCGATACCGATGCCTGGGGCAACATCCTGATCGATCCGGTCATTGAGTTCGGCAACAGCGAACATGTGCCCGGCGGGCTGGGCGTGGTGGTAATCGGCGGCTATGTATACAGGGGCGTGAGCAACGTGATCGGCCTGGGCGGTGATTATCTGTTCGGCGTTTGGTCGCAGGGCGACGAAGAAAAGAGCGGCGCGATCTTCGCTTCGCATGCTTCGGCAAACTCCTCGAACTGGAGCCGTCGCAAGCTTTCTATCAGCAATACCTCCGATCATGAGTTAGGGCACTACCTGCTTGGCTTTGGCCAGGACAACGCCGGCGAGCTATACGTGCTCACCACCGACAACCTGGGCCCAAGCGGAAACACCGGCAAAGTATACAGAATCGAGTAAGTGATACATCCACGGCAGCGGGCATAATTTGCCCGTTGCCTCTTTCTTTTTGCAGATGCTATTTCACTTAAAACAGTGGCTTCCGTCCGCTGATGTATGGCCCCTCCCGTGCAGCTACCCTGGCGGCTGATTGTCGGTTCATTCTTACTATGGTGCTGATCTGATTCGTGCATTCAAAACAAAAGGGCGCTACTATGTCTTGCTCCCTCCCGTTTCACAGTAACTCAAAACAATATGAAAAAAATACTTAACCCATATGGCTTCGCCACTTTTCGTGGCGCGGCCACCCGCCTTCTGATGCTAACCATTCTGTTGCTAGGCGCAGGCTGCGACCAACTTCAGGACCAGTTCCCGGATTTGTTTCCCAAAGGCTCACAAAACCTGAAAGGAGTGAAGCAGGTTAACTTAGTGGCAAACACGTCCAAAGAATACAATGCGCAGCGTGTAGACTCCAAATTTGTGAACGGTTGGGGAATCGCCTTCAGCCCAACGGGCGTCATCTGGCCAAACGCCGAGGGAACGGGGCTTAGCTTTATTTACAAAGACGACGGTACCGAATTAAGAGGCCCTGTGGCTATTCCGTCGCCGGATGGCGCTAAAGGAGGCCATCCTAGCGGCATCGTCTTCAACGGCACAAACGGGTTTAAGCTTCCCAATGGCGATCCGGCCCGCTTCATTTTTGATGGCACCGATGGGGTAATATCTGCCTGGAACGGTGGCGATGAGGCAGTGCGGGTGAAGGATAACTCTTCGAAAGCCGCCTACACCGGGCTTGCCATGGCTGCAGACGGCAATAAGAACTACCTATATGCGGCAAACTTCAAATCCAGAAAGATTGAAGTATATGACTCGAATTTTAAGCGGGTGGAGGGTAAAAAGTTCGAAGATCCTGACCTGCCCGATGGCTATGCTCCCTTTAACATCCAGAGCATCGGCGATAAACTGTACGTGATGTATGCCAAAGTAGGAAGCAACGGGGAAGAAGCTGCCGGCGCCGGCAACGGCTACGTGGACATCTACACCCCGAACGGCCACCTGGTTCGCCGCTTTGCCAGCAAAGGCACGCTCAATGCCCCGTGGGGGGTGGCGCAGGCGCCGGACGGCTTTCTGATGTATGAAAATAAAGACATAGAGGCTCCTCACAATGCCATTCTGGTAGGCAACTTCGGAGACGGCCATATCAGTGTGTATACTTCAGGGGGCGAGTACATCGGGCAGCTAAAATCCGGCGGCAAGACGCTTGTCATAGACGGGCTTTGGGCTATTATGTTCCCGCCAAGTTCTGCCAGCAGCGTAGATCAGAACAGGCTATATTTTGCCGCAGGTCCTGATGACGAGACCCATGGTCTCTTCGGCTATCTGGCGCCTGAAAAGTAATGCGAAAGGGCCTGCCGGCCTGATCATGTTTATACTTTACAGGTACCCTTACTCACCTGAATTTACGCTATACCCTAAAAACAGAATGATACGAAAGTTTCTGAAGGAGGAGATTCAGGTTGCTAAGTAAACTGTAAGGGAAGAGGTATAGCACGTAAAAAGCCGCTTCAGCTCGGGCTGAAGCGGCTTTTTACTGTCGGATAGGTTGCCATATTTTGCTTCCCGTTATAATGCTTTTCAATAAAGCTGATCGTTAGGCACAGAACTGCTGTTTCTTCAAGAGAGGAGCATTACATAGGGTTTCGCTGCTAACAGACTGCTGGCCGATTAAGGCCAGCTTCGCACAAAAGGGAGTACTGTTGCGCAAGGGGAATGGAAACAGTAGACCAATAAGATAAGCAAGCCTTTTGGCAGCCTGTGTTAGCAATGGTAGTATGGGAGCGCTGATTGCAAGGACTATATCCCTAGTTTATGGCAGGGAGCCGCAATGGTGACCCAAGTGCACAAAAAGCGCCGCTCCTTTGCTCCTGAGTGCTGTTTGAGGAAACCGCCGAGATTAATTGGTGGGTTTTATTACAAAGCAGCCATGCCCAGCTGCTTTATCACCTGCTTGTTCGGCAAAGGCTGCTCTTTTACTGTTTTGTTTCCTTCCCATCGCCCACTTAAGCTAATATTCTTGGTTTGATTATCTGCAAACCAATTTCGCAAGCAACCTGATATGTTTATTTAACTGTGTTACAGGATGTAAGCAGCACGGTTGCCGCCGCTATGTGCACCTTCTTTTACGGTAGTTTAAAGTGCCATACCCGGGTGAATAACAGGAAATGCGAAACTTTTTGCAACATTACTATGTATATACATTAAATGTACGTACATTTGATTTATCGTTACAGCATACCAGTACCTGCTGACGCACACTAACAAAGTATAAACCATAAAAACGAAAAGAACATGGCACAATTTAAATGGGTAGTAGACCCGATGCACAGCGAAGTACAGTTTAAAGTAAAGCACTTGATGATCACGACTGTAACCGGCTATTTTAAGAACTTCAACATCGAAGCCGTTACCGCCGATGAGGCATTTACGGATGTAACTTCCGTTGTTTTTACAGCCGACGTGAACTCGATCAGTACAAACAACGAGCAGCGCGACACGCACCTCAAATCACCGGATTTCTTTGATGTAGAGAAGCATGACGAGATCCGTTTCGTAGGCAAAAGCTATGAGCATGTGGGCGGCCAGGATTACAAGCTGCAGGGCGATTTAATTATCCGTGACATAACCAAACCCGTAACTATTAATGTCGAATTTGGCGGGATCGTGGTGGACCCTTACGGCCAGACAAAGGCTGGTTTTACCATAAATGGTAAAATAAGCCGGAAAGAGTTTGGGCTTACCTGGAATGCGGTGACCGAAGCAGGCAGCGTGGTGGTAAGTGACGAAATCAAGTTGCAGGCTGAAATTCAGCTGGTAAAACAGGCGTAAGCACTTTTTGCTGCACATATAAAGTATAAGCAGCTTGCGCTGCTGCTTGGAGCGTATCTTAAAAAAGAAAGTATGGAAAACAGGATAGTAGGGCTGCACCACATAACTGCTATTGCGGGCATGGCCAAAAAGAACCTTCATTTTTATACCCAGGTGCTGGGTCAGCGACTGCTCAAGAAAACCGTGAACTTCGACGACCCGGGCACTTACCACTTCTATTTCGGAGATGAAAAGGGCAGCGCCGGCACCATTCTCACGTTCTTCCCCCACGAAGGCGCCCGCCGCGGAAGTGCCGGCACCGGCATGGCCACCAACATTGCGTATGCAGTGCCCGATGGCAGCTTCGATTTCTGGCTCGACCGATTTGAAAAGTATAACGTGATCTATAACAAGCCCTCCGAAAAGTTCGGCGAAAAATACCTCACGTTCCTGGACCCCGACGGGCTGAAACTGGAGTTGGTCATTCCGAAGAACCCTGACAATAGAACGCCCTGGCAAACCGACGAAGTAAAGGCCGATGTAGCCACCAGAGGCTTTCATGGCGTAACGCTCACGCTCCAGAATAAAGAGAAGACAGCGAAGATACTGACCGATATTTTCGGCTATACTTTTCAAGAGAAGAGCGGCAACCGCTACCGGTACGCGACCGACGCAGCAGATACCGCCAACATTATCGACCTGGTGGAGTTGCCAAACGAAGCGCGCGGGATAGGCGGCGCAGGAACCAATCACCATATCGCGTTCCGGGTGAAGAACGAAGAGGTGCTGATGCATTTCCAGGAGAAGATCGCAGGCCTAGGCTACAACATCACCAACAAGATAGACCGCAACTATTTCTATTCGCTCTACTTCCGCGAGCCGGGTGGGGTGCTGTTCGAAATTGCCACCGACAATCCAGGATTTGGCATAGACGAGCCTTGGGATAAACTGGGATCAGGTTTGTTGTTGCCGCCCCAGTACGAAGGCCGTAGAGCAGAGATCGAAGCGGTTTTACCTGCCCTGAACTAAGTTTAAGCCAGCAACGTGGCTGTTCAAATAAGGACATAAAGATTTAAATATGGAGGCTTTTGCAATAACCAGGGTGTATGCCGACGAAAACGGGGACAGTTGCTTTGAGGACATTTCGCGGCAGCTGGCATCGGAGGGGGAGATCGGGTTTTTGTCGGAGCCGGAAGATGTTGAAAGCATCATTTTCCGGAAAGTAGTGGCCACTTATGATTACGACTTTCACACAGCACCGGCCCGGCAATACCTCTTTCTGATGGATGGCGGCATTGAGATAGAAACGTCGTTAGGCGAAAAGCGGGAGTTTGAGACAGGGCAGGTACTGCTGCTGGAAGACACGACCGGCAAAGGGCATAAAACAAGAAACCTGAAGCCCGCCACCCGCAGTTCGGTTTTCGTGACGCTAAAATAAAAGGCGGCTTCCATAATAGATAAAAAGTGACTATGTATACACATAAGAAGGATATCATCACCAAAGGAAAACCCTTGTCTGAGACCGGCAAAGCACTGATACTGGTGCATGGCCGGGGGGCTAGCGCCCAAAGTATACTTGATCTGGCAAACTACCTGCCGGTGCAG from Pontibacter liquoris includes the following:
- a CDS encoding efflux RND transporter permease subunit, translating into MFSKFIHRPVFAIVISVVIVFIGGLAIKKLPISQFPDIAPTTVNIFIAYPGASADVLVNSTLITLEQAINGVEGMRYIATDATSAGEATLRIIFEPGTDPNDAVVRVKTRVDQVMPLLPELVQREGVVITPVQPSMLMYVNLYSKEKSIDEKFLFNYATVKMIPEIQRIKGVARAQILGSRRYAMRVWLNPDRMRAYNISVEDVMDALAEQSIIGRPGRLGQSSGIAAQSLEYVLTYKGRYNKPVEYEGIIIRANAEGESIRLKDIATVELGSEFFDIYSNLNGQPSAAIVLKQNYGSNASDVIADVKARLDIMKQSFPPGVDYKISYDVSQFLDASIEQVLHTLRDAFILVALVVFIFLGDWRSTLIPILAVPVSLVGAFFVIQLFGLSINLITLFALVLAIGIVVDNAIVVVEAVHAKMEETNLSPYRATIEVLREIGGAIIAITLVMTAVFIPLLFMSGPVGIFYRQFSITMASSIVISAVIALTLTPVLCAMLLKNNHGKPKKKNPLTKALDGFNNGFEKLTGRYVWLLRAIVSRRTLTWGILLAFGVGIFFENKILPAGFIPNEDQGTIYAIVQTPPGSTLETTNQVSQKLQQICQKIEGVESVSSLAGYEIMTEGRGSNAGTCLINLKSWSDRKHTVKEIMEELEEKSKGLGAVVEFFEPPAIPGFGSSGGFSMRLLDKNSDTDYHEFDKINKEFMANLAKRKELTGLFTFFAANYPQYELEIDNNLAMQKGVTISKAMENLNILIGSTYEQGFIKFNQFFKVYVQSDPKFRRLPSDILNLYVKNDQGEMVPYSAFMKLKKTQGPNEVTRFNLYNSAAIQGLPAKGYTTADAIHAVQEVAAKTLPRGYDIAWEGLSYDESTRGNESLYVFIVVLLFVYFVLAAQYESFIIPFAVVLSLPVGIFGSFLLLKLMGLENNIYAQVGMIMLVGLLGKNAVLIVEFAVQKRLQGYTILEAAIEGAKVRFRPILMTSFAFVAGLTPLIVATGAGAIGNRTIGASALGGMLFGTIFGVVIIPGLYYIFAKMADGRHLIRDEHETPLTEDYDYASESFPHIQRNVLIEENENHV
- a CDS encoding efflux RND transporter periplasmic adaptor subunit encodes the protein MKRILMLMGSCAFLCHTSCTSTKGEEEKPAETQFSVTNPMKMDTTITDDYVCQIHSINHIELRAQEKGYLQKIFVDEGQHVRKGQLLFQIMPNLYQAELQKAQAEVSFAQIEYQNTASLSSKNVVAPSEVAMAKAKLDKAKAELALAKVHLQFTEIRAPFDGIIDRFHVRPGSLVDEGELLTELSDNSKMWVYYNVPEAEYLDYETSITQADSARKVNLLMANNKLFKYAGVVETIEANFNNETGNIPFRATFPNPDGLLRHGETGNIRMGIPLKNALLIPQKATFEVLEKKYVYVLDKNNVLRSREITVGAEMPHLYAVQSGLAEHDRILLEGLRLVHENEKIHANFVSPGQVISHLELYAE
- a CDS encoding EamA family transporter; translated protein: MEPWLSYALIAMLMGGVAMVFAKLGMGGADEHVALVIRTGVLFAMVVVNAWYAGGLKGLKAIDNKTLMWFILAGACTAVYWILYFKALKTADVSIVATIDRAGIIITVLLSYFLLKEPLTPRLLLGMGTILAGTLILIWK
- a CDS encoding PQQ-dependent sugar dehydrogenase; the encoded protein is MKTKKTLQHILLLSLGLLLLACDRDDDNFPIGNSDSIKLKEVASGLTSPVFLTQAPGDNERLFVVDQIGVIRVIKNGELQETPFLDLRNKLVQIQPGYDERGTLGLAFHPDYAQNGRFYVYYSGPLRGPAPNGFDHTNYVSEFNVTPGNMDVADASSEKILLIDDHPQLNHNAGTLMFGPDRYLYVSIGDGGGADDKDLGHVEDWYKKNEGGNGQDIEKNLQGNILRLDVDNGSPYGIPSDNPFVDKDGLDEIYAFGFRNPYRFSFDKLTGMLVAADAGQELYEEVDVVVKGGNYGWNVKEGRHCFNAADPLHPLSDCPDTDAWGNILIDPVIEFGNSEHVPGGLGVVVIGGYVYRGVSNVIGLGGDYLFGVWSQGDEEKSGAIFASHASANSSNWSRRKLSISNTSDHELGHYLLGFGQDNAGELYVLTTDNLGPSGNTGKVYRIE
- a CDS encoding TIGR03118 family protein, giving the protein MKKILNPYGFATFRGAATRLLMLTILLLGAGCDQLQDQFPDLFPKGSQNLKGVKQVNLVANTSKEYNAQRVDSKFVNGWGIAFSPTGVIWPNAEGTGLSFIYKDDGTELRGPVAIPSPDGAKGGHPSGIVFNGTNGFKLPNGDPARFIFDGTDGVISAWNGGDEAVRVKDNSSKAAYTGLAMAADGNKNYLYAANFKSRKIEVYDSNFKRVEGKKFEDPDLPDGYAPFNIQSIGDKLYVMYAKVGSNGEEAAGAGNGYVDIYTPNGHLVRRFASKGTLNAPWGVAQAPDGFLMYENKDIEAPHNAILVGNFGDGHISVYTSGGEYIGQLKSGGKTLVIDGLWAIMFPPSSASSVDQNRLYFAAGPDDETHGLFGYLAPEK
- a CDS encoding YceI family protein; its protein translation is MAQFKWVVDPMHSEVQFKVKHLMITTVTGYFKNFNIEAVTADEAFTDVTSVVFTADVNSISTNNEQRDTHLKSPDFFDVEKHDEIRFVGKSYEHVGGQDYKLQGDLIIRDITKPVTINVEFGGIVVDPYGQTKAGFTINGKISRKEFGLTWNAVTEAGSVVVSDEIKLQAEIQLVKQA
- a CDS encoding ring-cleaving dioxygenase, translated to MENRIVGLHHITAIAGMAKKNLHFYTQVLGQRLLKKTVNFDDPGTYHFYFGDEKGSAGTILTFFPHEGARRGSAGTGMATNIAYAVPDGSFDFWLDRFEKYNVIYNKPSEKFGEKYLTFLDPDGLKLELVIPKNPDNRTPWQTDEVKADVATRGFHGVTLTLQNKEKTAKILTDIFGYTFQEKSGNRYRYATDAADTANIIDLVELPNEARGIGGAGTNHHIAFRVKNEEVLMHFQEKIAGLGYNITNKIDRNYFYSLYFREPGGVLFEIATDNPGFGIDEPWDKLGSGLLLPPQYEGRRAEIEAVLPALN